The Fusarium musae strain F31 chromosome 10, whole genome shotgun sequence genome window below encodes:
- a CDS encoding hypothetical protein (EggNog:ENOG41), with product MATHTIRKVVYSAYGGPSNVSVVTAQIPPPAKNEVQVDVIYSGFSGADIQMRLGTYPMQKAAPLTPGYCFVGRVSSNGVNSSKFRPGQLVGALSVYDAEAQKINILEKYLIAIPDRVDLQQAVAAFLDWNTAYGLVHRATNLVGKGQRVFIHSISGAVGYAIMTLCLLEGAEVYGTASERNHESLRQLGVTPFTYANKNWVSEMKQRGGAHVVYDPIGFEHYNDSWDILITDEPSRLVGFGGNMNILQGDDAKPRSQYVGMAKLLAKNGCLFTKRSTSFYYIDRDRATFMEDLQAVMNLLIDGKVEVPIKKVWDLENVRETHETWGKVPGMGSCLIRVDPNAP from the coding sequence ATGGCCACTCATACCATCCGCAAAGTCGTCTACTCTGCCTATGGCGGTCCCTCCAACGTGAGCGTCGTCACGGCTCAAATACCCCCTCCAGCAAAAAACGAAGTCCAGGTCGATGTCATCTACTCAGGCTTCTCTGGCGCCGACATCCAGATGCGACTTGGCACATACCCCATGCAAAAAGCGGCACCTTTGACACCCGGCTACTGCTTCGTTGGTCGCGTCAGCTCTAATGGGGTCAACTCCTCCAAATTCCGCCCTGGTCAGCTCGTTGGCGCTCTTAGCGTGTACGACGCTGAGGCTCAGAAGATCAATATCCTCGAAAAGTATTTGATCGCTATTCCTGATCGAGTTGATCTGCAACAGGCGGTCGCTGCTTTCCTCGACTGGAACACTGCTTACGGTCTTGTTCATCGCGCGACAAATTTGGTTGGCAAAGGTCAGCGCGTCTTCATCCATTCCATCAGTGGAGCTGTTGGCTATGCCATTATGACCCTCTGCCTGCTTGAGGGCGCTGAAGTCTACGGCACCGCTTCAGAGCGCAACCATGAGTCTCTTCGCCAGCTCGGAGTGACGCCCTTTACGTATGCCAACAAGAACTGGGTCAGCGAAATGAAGCAGCGCGGTGGCGCACACGTAGTCTATGACCCAATTGGTTTTGAGCACTACAATGATTCATGGGACATTCTCATCACCGACGAGCCCTCGCGTCTTGTCGGTTTTGGTGGTAACATGAACATCCTCCAGGGCGACGACGCCAAACCGCGATCGCAGTATGTCGGAATGGCCAAGCTACTGGCGAAGAATGGTTGCTTGTTTACCAAAAGAAGCACATCCTTCTACTACATTGACCGCGATCGTGCGACATTCATGGAAGATCTTCAAGCTGTTATGAACCTTCTCATTGATGGAAAGGTTGAGGTACCGATCAAGAAGGTCTGGGATTTGGAGAACGTGCGGGAGACCCATGAGACTTGGGGTAAGGTCCCTGGAATGGGATCATGCTTGATCCGTGTGGACCCCAATGCTCCTTGA
- a CDS encoding hypothetical protein (EggNog:ENOG41), with the protein MTYYGHNVNFQQQNPGYNQDGPGQGGYGGDDQRRNDQGGYQQGGPQQYGQQQGGYQQGGPQQGGYQQDRPGLSQSYYSESAQSSQYPSGGQSGPGQYQQGPPAYNQGPQSQFDGGDGPDGERGVMGALAGGAAGAFGGHKMGGVTGHSKTSTIVGALAGAFGGHKLQDAAGDWKDERDEKKEEEKRRKEEEKRREEEEERRRKERRDDDRYESHHHRRRSRSRSSSRGSNRRRGGHYAGNFTASSRDIRLDAHGDYVLHASCKREDGDYQHTSISLDKVLENDRGSFRWSAGGHHGSSSSVTVQQGDTLRGIAARFNCSFEEIARHNGINNPDLIYPGQTLQVPGGGRHGGGGFGSSARHVRLVDGGQRLEGELSRDGDWVLSSIILDERIRNYNGTLELV; encoded by the coding sequence ATGACTTACTACGGCCACAACGTCAACTTCCAGCAGCAGAACCCTGGGTATAACCAGGATGGCCCGGGCCAGGGCGGATATGGCGGTGACGATCAACGTCGCAATGATCAAGGCGGCTATCAACAAGGCGGTCCTCAGCAGTACGGTCAACAACAGGGAGGCTACCAACAGGGTGGCCCTCAACAAGGAGGTTATCAACAAGACCGCCCAGGTCTTTCACAATCATACTACTCCGAGTCCGCTCAGTCCTCTCAGTATCCTTCTGGTGGACAGTCTGGACCTGGACAATACCAGCAGGGCCCTCCTGCCTACAACCAAGGACCTCAAAGCCAGTTTGACGGCGGCGATGGTCCCGATGGTGAGCGTGGCGTAATGGGAGCCCTTGCAGGCGGTGCAGCTGGAGCTTTCGGTGGTCACAAGATGGGCGGAGTCACCGGACACAGCAAGACCAGCACCATTGTCGGAGCTTTGGCTGGTGCATTTGGCGGTCACAAGCTGCAAGATGCTGCTGGAGACTGGAAGGATGAgagagacgagaagaaggaagaggagaagcgacgaaaggaggaagagaagagacgcgaggaagaggaagagaggagacGAAAGGAGCGCCGTGATGACGATCGTTATGAGTCTCACCACCATCGCCGCCGAAGTCGAAGCCGAAGCTCTTCTCGTGGCTCCAACCGACGTCGTGGTGGTCACTACGCCGGTAACTTCACCGCCTCGTCTCGAGATATCAGACTCGATGCTCACGGCGACTACGTTCTACACGCTTCTTGTAAGCGTGAGGACGGAGACTACCAACACACCTCTATTTCCCTCGACAAGGTCCTCGAGAACGACAGAGGAAGCTTCCGTTGGTCCGCAGGTGGCCACCATGGTAGCTCCTCTTCCGTCACAGTCCAGCAAGGCGATACTCTTCGAGGCATTGCTGCTCGATTTAACTGTTCCTTTGAGGAGATTGCTCGACATAacggcatcaacaaccctgATCTTATCTATCCTGGACAGACTTTGCAGGTGCCTGGTGGTGGCCGCCATGGTGGCGGGGGTTTCGGATCTTCTGCACGACATGTTCGTCTGGTGGATGGAGGTCAGAGACTTGAGGGTGAGCTGTCTCGAGATGGAGACTGGGTGCTTAGCTCGATCATTCTTGATGAGAGAATCAGAAACTACAACGGCACCTTGGAGCTTGTCTAG
- a CDS encoding hypothetical protein (EggNog:ENOG41), with translation MKLFTASLILFSWLAQFPSAIAGRVLESKSLNSCQQGSLLTASLFHVVVTPNNSLATVNVNALASIQGYVNFDVTLEAYGHQFIHEIVDPCRTSFDLSSLCPMTPGDIDIKFNFPIGNALDAIPGIAYGIPDLDATVRAYINMTSTGESIACVEADFSTGKTVEQLSVKWVTAIIIGIGLVSSALISLAGYGNAAAHLAANTLSLFGYFQAQAIIGLSAVTMPPIVDAWTQNFQWSMGIIRMGWMQDIFTWYDRATGGKPARLFDNLATASVQVVKRSLESIPGAAALIRRDFAFSKRGNIELETGSYLVYGIQRVAFRSHIETTNLFLTAIVFFGIFTVFACILVFLFKLILDLCAKQAWIKRERFLEFRTEWRTILKGILLRLTLMGFPPITILCLWEFTQVDSAAHVVLAVFFFFTVLLTLTVAALKIVTLARHNNPVVTLYSNSRILNKWGFLYIQYRATGYYFIVPQLAYIFVKGMFVALSQKSGVTQAVALILIEAAALIATSVMRPFMDKSTNSFNIAIFVLNFLNAICLFIFTNVLGMPRMGPSVTGLVLFVANAAFSLILLLMIIISSALVFWRKNPDARYQFMADDRASFMKSRSSTQIDTMTQLDALAATARGDPTGRSRPVSRSSSDFVAPVFPNTGTKHTSTSTLSSRSPHKDSQIDVRATER, from the coding sequence ATGAAGCTATTCACAGCATCTCTCATCTTATTCTCATGGCTTGCCCAATTTCCCTCAGCAATAGCCGGCAGGGTCCTCGAGTCAAAATCGCTCAACAGTTGCCAGCAGGGTTCCCTATTGACTGCCAGTCTCTTTCACGTTGTCGTCACACCAAACAACTCACTGGCCACCGTCAACGTCAATGCTCTGGCATCTATTCAAGGCTATGTAAACTTTGATGTCACACTCGAAGCCTACGGCCATCAGTTCATTCACGAGATTGTCGATCCTTGCAGAACTAGCTTCGACCTGTCGAGTCTATGCCCTATGACACCCggcgatatcgatatcaagTTCAACTTCCCAATTGGCAATGCCTTGGATGCGATTCCCGGCATCGCTTATGGCATTCCTGACCTGGATGCCACCGTGCGCGCATATATCAACATGACCTCCACGGGCGAGAGCATTGCATGTGTCGAGGCTGATTTCTCCACTGGTAAAACCGTCGAGCAACTCTCAGTCAAATGGGTCactgccatcatcattggAATCGGTCTCGTTTCTTCAGCACTCATCTCGCTAGCCGGCTACGGCAATGCAGCAGCTCATCTTGCCGCCAACACTTTGTCACTCTTTGGGTACTTCCAGGCTCAGGCTATCATCGGACTTTCCGCTGTTACCATGCCACCAATCGTGGATGCTTGGACGCAGAACTTCCAGTGGTCTATGGGTATCATCCGAATGGGCTGGATGCAAGATATCTTCACTTGGTATGATCGCGCTACAGGGGGTAAGCCAGCTCGCCTCTTTGACAATCTCGCTACTGCTTCCGTCCAAGTTGTGAAGCGGTCTTTGGAAAGCATCCCTGGTGCTGCAGCTCTGATCCGCCGTGACTTCGCCTTCTCGAAACGAGGCAACATTGAACTCGAAACCGGCTCATACTTGGTCTACGGCATCCAGCGCGTGGCGTTTCGCTCACATATTGAGACAACGAACCTCTTCCTAACTGCCATTGTCttctttggcatcttcaCTGTCTTCGCCTGTATCctggtcttcctcttcaagctcatccttgaCCTGTGTGCCAAGCAGGCTTGGATCAAGCGAGAGCGCTTCCTCGAGTTCCGAACAGAATGGCGCACCATCCTCAAGGGAATTCTTCTCAGACTCACCCTAATGGGCTTCCctcccatcaccatcctctgCCTCTGGGAGTTCACGCAGGTTGACTCGGCTGCGCACGTTGTCCTcgctgtcttcttctttttcacGGTTCTACTCACCCTCACCGTGGCAGCTTTGAAGATCGTCACCCTCGCGAGACACAACAACCCAGTTGTTACTCTTTACTCGAACTCGCGAATCCTCAACAAGTGGGGATTCTTGTACATCCAGTATCGGGCTACCGGCTACTACTTTATCGTGCCCCAGCTTGCTTACATCTTTGTCAAGGGCATGTTTGTTGCTCTGAGCCAGAAGAGCGGTGTTACCCAGGCAGTCGCCCTCATTCTGATCGAAGCCGCTGCTTTAATCGCCACCAGCGTCATGCGCCCCTTCATGGACAAGAGCACGAATTCCTTCAACATTGCCATCTTCgttctcaacttcctcaacgccatatgcctcttcatcttcaccaatgTTCTCGGCATGCCTCGAATGGGTCCCTCTGTCACTGGCCTCGTTCTCTTCGTCGCCAACGCCGCTTTCTCCCTAATCCTGCTACTCATGATCATCATATCGAGCGCCCTCGTGTTCTGGCGAAAGAATCCAGATGCACGATACCAGTTTATGGCTGATGATAGAGCTTCGTTCATGAAGTCTAGGTCTTCAACACAGATCGATACTATGACACAGCTCGATGCGTTGGCAGCCACAGCCCGCGGAGACCCAACAGGTCGCTCTCGCCCTGTGTCGAGGTCTTCGTCAGACTTTGTGGCGCCTGTGTTTCCCAATACCGGGACCAAGCATACTTCGACATCTactctttcttcaagaagcccGCATAAAGACTCACAAATAGATGTCAGGGCAACAGAGCGGTAG
- a CDS encoding hypothetical protein (EggNog:ENOG41) — protein MLFFAKKAMYKKPEEMAVCLSHAWADILTRIAFFLMTFVIERYAVHTFETSGFALADPIEKYGDVIESAKRWVKVLSPQVTPVMVHSHNDYLRPRPLFSALSVGCASVEADVWLSKNGEDLLVGHHWWNLTPERTLNSLYIEPLLAILDSFNAPQLPGELEGQGHRAGVFASHPNKTLILFIDVKNESEKTWPVVLKHLEPLRQKGYLSYHQNNGSTPAGQAFHSGPLTVVGTGNIGKRRDVNIGSDLQRWRQYHDVFLDASLDLLSHPGFCERNDTLCREVEENEFYTASVSLFRAIGTVIPYFSKSQRKKLASQIQLAKKLNLKSRYWELPGWPVSRRNYVWRTLDHEGVDLINADDIVSATTKQWHSNYAIEGAWVLGIASCLFSFLFTIMWLGKRMVFRMMTV, from the exons ATGCTGTTCTTTGCGAAGAAGGCCATGTATAAGAAGCCGGAGGAAATGGCTGT CTGTCTGTCGCATGCATGGGCTGACATCTTGACCAGAATcgcattcttcttgatgacattTGTTATCGAGCGGTATGCTGTCCACACCTTTGAAACTTCTGGCTTTGCCTTGGCCGATCCTATCGAGAAGTACGGCGATGTTATAGAAAGTGCCAAGAGATGGGTTAAAGTCCTGTCGCCTCAAGTTACTCCAGTTATGGTCCATTCTCACAACGACTACTTGAGGCCACGGCCATTATTCTCAGCTTTATCTGTTGGCTGTGCGAGTGTTGAGGCCGACGTTTGGCTCAGCAAGAATGGTGAAGACCTCTTGGTCGGCCATCACTGGTGGAATCTCACACCAGAGAGGACCCTAAACTCTCTCTACATTGAGCCATTGCTGGCAATACTCGACTCCTTTAATGCCCCACAATTGCCGGGTGAACTTGAGGGCCAGGGACACCGTGCTGGTGTTTTTGCTAGCCATCCAAACAAGACACTGATTCTATTCATCGATGTCAAGAACGAATCAGAGAAGACCTGGCCGGTAGTTCTGAAGCATCTGGAACCTTTGAGACAGAAGGGATACCTTTCATATCACCAAAATAATGGATCAACGCCGGCAGGCCAGGCATTTCATTCCGGCCCACTGACTGTCGTCGGAACCGGCAATATTGGCAAGAGGCGGGATGTGAATATCGGATCCGATTTACAAAGGTGGCGACAATACCACGACGTATTTCTCGATGCATCATTGGATCTTCTATCCCACCCAGGGTTCTGCGAGAGAAACGACACGCTTTGTCGTGAAGTGGAAGAGAATGAGTTTTACACAGCTTCTGTATCTCTCTTCAGGGCTATCGGAACTGTCATCCCGTACTTCAGCAAGTCACAACGTAAGAAGCTCGCAAGTCAGATTCAACTTGCAAAGAAGTTGAACCTGAAGTCGAGATACTGGGAGCTACCAGGCTGGCCTGTATCCCGAAGGAACTACGTTTGGAGGACACTCGATCACGAGGGagttgacttgatcaacgCTGATGATATAGTCAGTGCAACGACGAAGCAGTGGCACTCGAATTATGCTATAGAAGGCGCATGGGTTCTTGGTATTGCCTCATGTCTCTTTAGCTTCCTCTTTACCATCATGTGGCTGGGAAAGAGGATGGTGTTTCGTATGATGACCGTTTAG
- a CDS encoding hypothetical protein (EggNog:ENOG41) produces MLSTSPLYIGLALCIAAATSSCHPSSAKLIRCIEKPSINATADNYPGSASSAHSTTYPYNVTCLNHVPVAASACKSTEPDEALACARKFIDAIDEQISFLYARRLGYAAVAGAAKFNNGTALNDPTRNQAVATGIAARVLKYGGSEETGRIMGGEGCQIYASLEFEAQQIRKCGGKLNETFERVCK; encoded by the coding sequence ATGCTCTCAACATCCCCTCTATACATTGGCCTCGCGCTCTGCATAGCTGCAGCAACAAGCTCCTGCCACCCATCCTCCGCGAAACTCATAAGATGCATTGAGAAGCCATCCATCAACGCCACCGCGGATAACTACCCGGGCTCTGCTTCATCAGCTCACAGCACAACATATCCATACAACGTCACCTGTCTCAACCATGTTCCTGTTGCAGCATCAGCTTGCAAGTCCACTGAACCTGACGAAGCTCTGGCATGTGCGCGCAAATTCATCGATGCCATCGACGAGCAGATCAGCTTTCTGTACGCGCGCCGTCTTGGTTATGCTGCAGTCGCAGGAGCAGCCAAGTTCAACAATGGCACGGCTTTGAACGATCCCACCAGGAACCAAGCTGTTGCTACCGGAATAGCTGCCAGGGTTCTCAAGTACGGAGGCAGCGAGGAGACTGGCAGGATTATGGGAGGTGAAGGATGTCAGATCTATGCTAGTCTTGAGTTTGAGGCTCAGCAGATTCGGAAATGTGGTGGAAAGCTGAACGAGACCTTCGAGAGGGTCTGCAAGTaa
- a CDS encoding hypothetical protein (EggNog:ENOG41) has protein sequence MSSPPAPAAVSSSEQTPQTSLSVADANTPEQPLEPAAPHQSEQEPVIDDDSALSAGVDYADEHPNTAVIGTDLSAVQPDWVPPNLKFEIDDCTKPWTWDANTFDFVHMRYLFGAIRDWTALFKEAYNAVKPGGWVESCESEPMTHSDDGTVTNDGSTALGGTWDKMFIEGGKATGCSLSVLTEDLQMKAMKEAGFVDIRETFYKANPKMAEIGQYAKLSLESDLVGYSQMIWREVLKWPAEEYQIFLMQVRKDLRNKKLHPYFKVRFVWGRKPETENK, from the exons ATGTCCTCTCCTCCGGCTCCCGCAGCAGTCTCATCGTCTGAGCAGACTCCTCAGACATCGCTGTCAGTTGCAGACGCAAATACCCCAGAACAACCACTTGAGCCGGCTGCTCCCCACCAATCTGAACAAGAACCAGTGATCGACGATGATTCTGCCTTGAGCGCTGGAGT AGACTATGCTGATGAGCACCCAAATACCGCTGTCATCGGTACCGATTTATCCGCCGTGCAGCCAGACTGGGTGCCCCCTAATCTAAAGTTCGAGATCGATGACTGCACCAAGCCCTGGACCTGGGACGCAAACACCTTTGACTTTGTGCATATGCGTTACTTGTTTGGTGCTATTAGAGACTGGACCGCTCTCTTCAAAGAGGCTTACAATGCAGTCAAGCCAGGAGGTTGGGTCGAGTCCTGCGAGTCCGAGCCCATGACACATAGCGACGATGGAACCGTGACAAATGATGGATCAACTGCGCTGGGAGGAACATGGGATAAGATGTTTATTGAGGGAGGCAAAGCCACAGGATGCTCTTTGTCTGTCCTCACAGAAGATCTCCAGATGAAGGCTATGAAAGAAGCTGGCTTCGTGGATATCCGGGAAACCTTCTACAAGGCAA ACCCTAAGATGGCGGAGATCGGACAGTACGCGAAGCTCAGCCTGGAATCTGACCTTGTTG GATACTCACAAATGATTTGGCGTGAAGTTCTGAAGTGGCCAGCTGAAGAGTATCAGATTTTCCTGATGCAGGTACGAAAGGATCTTCGGAACAAGAAACTCCACCCTTACTTCAAAGTTCGCTTTGTCTGGGGCCGGAAGCCTGAGACCGAAAATAAGTGA
- a CDS encoding hypothetical protein (EggNog:ENOG41), translated as MSLSTISHTHLNHDDTKSLSLSSRDGHAQGRSMDVTASTLHRASPLDLDFAKIRPLIKSGIYLEPIDTNVRTSSDIQAVSPTSPNGPSTLRFSSNAGIIEHYSRSWNTQDNQNDRTEHDFSEFEQLIGPTAGHAPRWPFINDDSLNTPISPDTEPVFLASRTQTTRPRPIYQIHEGLEDLANLYVPPLDSVPETGEVKTQPPRSPPTSRIGHGKVMTAAEFEALQRRKVREEAERRFYGGEEEDDDKVDYDCIDDTEAVNRQKAQRRKQQAYLDGGYRQQMMKSTNGPDLPPLRGHSRISSSWSMKSFKTFQGLREDNTPKHGKEDEDEDVPLALLQIQRRSGSKAPSIINFGQTRGESISQLLPLDNMRQNSRTPMPAFARGLPQDIFAAAPQTAWPMNNQQLIPGGLVGVIASEERAKKARRVPPSTGFQPLPDTNEAFNWGQATTRPVGIAHSFGLPGTQTPMAFSRPQTPVAVPQPPPLTSNQEMFNFLQAQTEVLRSMATMNQRSSQPWNAFSSQQSVMNVGPPAAGSAYAPSLYAPSNYAKSNYAPSTYARSVYQQPGEYAASVAPSERNTASVQSCEPNTFDKSEQERRDDLSQ; from the exons ATGTCTTTGAGCACGATATCACACACTCATTTGAACCATGACGATACTAAATCGCTGTCGTTGTCAAGCCGAGATGGCCATGCCCAAGGTCGTAGCATGGATGTGACGGCGTCGACTCTGCACAGAGCCAGTCCTCTCGATCTAGATTTCGCTAAGATTCGACCGCTCATTAAATCGGGAATATACCTTGAACCGATTGACACAAATGTTCGCACCTCGAGTGACATTCAGGCCGTCTCTCCGACTTCACCGAATGGTCCTTCAACGCTGAGATTCTCGTCCAACGCTGGCATCATCGAGCACTACTCGCGGTCATGGAATACTCAAGATAACCAAAACGATCGAACAGAGCACGACTTCTCCGAGTTTGAGCAACTCATCGGCCCAACAGCCGGCCATGCTCCGCGGTGGCCATTCATCAATGATGATAGCCTAAATACACCAATTTCTCCAGATACAGAGCCTGTATTCCTAGCCTCCCGTACTCAaacgacaaggccaaggccaataTACCAGATCCACGAAGGTCTAGAAGATCTCGCCAATCTATATGTTCCGCCACTAGATTCAGTACCCGAAACTGGGGAGGTAAAAACACAGCCTCCGCGATCTCCTCCTACATCCCGAATCGGCCATGGCAAGGTCATGACAGCGGCCGAGTTCGAAGCTCTACAAAGGCGCAAGGtccgagaagaagctgaaaggCGCTTCTACGgcggcgaagaagaggacgacgataAAGTAGACTACGATTGTATTGACGATACCGAGGCTGTGAACAGACAGAAAGCGCAGCGCAGGAAGCAGCAGGCGTATCTCGATGGTGGCTATCGACaacagatgatgaagagcacAAATGGGCCTGATCTCCCACCATTGCGTGGTCACTCGCGCATCTCTTCGTCGTGGTCCATGAAGTCTTTCAAGACGTTTCAAGGATTGCGAGAAGACAACACCCCAAAGCAcggcaaagaagatgaagatgaggatgtaCCTTTAGCCCTACTGCAGATCCAGCGACGATCAGGCAGTAAAgctccatccatcatcaacttcggTCAGACGAGGGGAGAATCCATCTCGCAGCTCCTACCTCTTGACAACATGAGACAAAACTCACGAACACCAATGCCCGCATTTGCAAGGGGCCTTCCGCAAGATATATTCGCAGCGGCACCCCAAACTGCCTGGCCCATGAACAACCAGCAACTCATCCCAGGTGGTTTGGTTGGCGTGATAGCGAGCGAGGAGCGTGCCAAGAAGGCGCGCCGTGTGCCCCCAAGTACCGGCTTCCAGCCTCTACCCGACACCAACGAGGCTTTCAACTGGGGCCAGGCAACGACTCGGCCGGTCGGAATAGCGCATTCCTTTGGTCTGCCAGGGACGCAGACCCCAATGGCCTTCTCCAGGCCTCAAACCCCAGTTGCCGTCCCTCAGCCGCCCCCACTTACTTCCAACCAAGAGATGTTCAACTTCTTGCAGGCTCAGACTGAGGTTCTGAGATCCATGGCGACCATGAACCAGAGAAGCAGTCAGCCTTGGAAtgctttctcatctcaacagtCAGTCATGAACGTGGGGCCACCCGCTGCCGGGTCGGCGTATGCGCCGTCCCTTTATGCCCCTTCGAACTATGCAAAGTCGAATTACGCACCGTCAACTTACGCAAGATCTGTTTATCAACAGCCCGGGGAATATGCAGCCTCAGTGGCCCCATCAGAACGCAACACG GCCAGTGTCCAAAGCTGTGAACCAAACACTTTCGATAAAAGCGAGCAAGAACGACGAGACGATCTCTCTCAGTAG
- a CDS encoding hypothetical protein (EggNog:ENOG41), which produces MHRYSFQKVGDEYVYTRIFEDWEDSDYEDGGDDEEFVINQEIAQLIAWIDQSEESLPIIEEVHARYHKPVGKHIAGNSSHRNEVQRFWLLEWHSAQKGGSDLKLSGYGLPLSFGIDNKKRQRFLLGLPEEDWKSRTLMNREVCMIKLEEGITNKPHWWEKVLNADIISKWKQEALQMPWASYQHNGDFTSKMADMCFKDLATRAGIYEQTKQIPVMESSACTIESNALLSNDLMQRLRAAAALLEDVPDSQRDWHPGSDEMVLDLVHPSLWPLVFGRSRIISGKYVTLGKCLDHCGSGEIIPEPKRPDKRALSLRYQWLPCDVNLTGGRPQIKSYINNLHPVRYKAVYSLVEDLVEKSLAAWDIICRSARKEFRFKRFGTVHEVKWTCNVPEICAKMHGCYPSSRLFAQGEDYDSGLETSSVFEEGEQLNREWWSETRKIKCPEPLEDATYALDTSHFKTEGFFNNLSDSSHCQDGEYTSDS; this is translated from the exons ATGCATCGTTACTCCTTTCAAAAGGTAGGCGATGAGTATGTATATACTCGCATTTTCGAAGATTGGGAAGACTCGGACTATGAGGATGggggcgatgatgaagaatttgTCATTAATCAAGAAATCGCTCAATTGATTGCCTGGATAGATCAATCTGAGGAGTCTTTGCCCATCATCGAAGAAGTGCACGCTAGATACCATAAACCGGTCGGCAAACACATAGCGGGTAACAGCTCTCACAGAAATGAAGTCCAGCGTTTCTGGCTACTTGAATGGCACAGCG CTCAGAAAGGAGGTAGCGATCTCAAGCTTTCAGGATATGGTCTCCCCTTGAGTTTCGGCATAGACAACAAGAAACGCCAGCgtttccttcttggcttgccTGAAGAAGACTGGAAGTCACGAACACTCATGAACCGCGAAGTATGCATGATCAAATTGGAGGAGGGCATCACAAACAAGCCACATTGGTGGGAGAAAGTCTTGAATGCTGATATTATCTCCAAATGGAAGCAAGAAGCGTTGCAAATGCCATGGGCAAGCTATCAGCACAATGGTGATTTTACGAGCAAAATGGCAGACATG TGCTTCAAAGATCTTGCAACCAGGGCTGGAATTTACGAACAAACGAAGCAAATTCCCGTGATGGAATCTTCCGCTTGTACCATCGAGTCTAACGCGCTTCTCTCCAACGACTTAATGCAGAGGCTCAGGGCTGCGGCTGCATTACTTGAAGACGTTCCTGACTCCCAGCGAGACTGGCATCCGGGAAGTGACGAGATGGTTCTGGACCTTGTTCATCCCTCACTCTGGCCGTTGGTGTTTGGCCGATCTCGAATTATATCTGGCAAATATGTAACCCTGGGCAAATGCCTTGATCATTGCGGCTCGGGAGAAATCATCCCTGAGCCTAAAAGGCC CGATAAGAGAGCTCTGTCGCTACGATATCAATGGCTTCCATGCGATGTTAATTTGACAGGTGGTCGACCACAAATCAAGAGCTACATCAACAATCTTCACCCTGTCCGATACAAAGCCGTATACTCTCTTGTCGAGGACCTTGTTGAGAAATCCCTGGCGGCTTGGGATATTATCTGCCGCTCGGCTCGCAAAGAGTTTAGGTTCAAGAGATTTGGAACTGTTCATGAAGTCAAGTGGACGTGCAACGTGCCCGAGATTTGTGCGAAGATGCATGGCTGCTATCCGAGTAGTAGATTGTTCGCACAAGGCGAGGATTACGACAGCGGTTTGGAAACTAGTTCTGTATTTGAAGAGGGCGAACAGTTGAACAGGGAATGGTGGTCAGAAACTCGCAAGATCAAATGCCCAGAACCCTTAGAGGATGCAACATACGCTCTTGACACATCCCACTTCAAAACCGAAGGATTCTTCAACAATCTCTCAGATTCAAGTCATTGCCAAGATGGCGAATATACATCTGACTCCTGA